The Vigna unguiculata cultivar IT97K-499-35 chromosome 6, ASM411807v1, whole genome shotgun sequence genome contains a region encoding:
- the LOC114188511 gene encoding LOW QUALITY PROTEIN: uncharacterized protein LOC114188511 (The sequence of the model RefSeq protein was modified relative to this genomic sequence to represent the inferred CDS: inserted 1 base in 1 codon), whose amino-acid sequence MCCSGGKVLLPRVPPPHELLQIFSDQTSESRHFRQHIRSYNHVFSFTSLGVHMDETIVANGRGIYSFRAQGAIYHRIGGFYPNDGSRPRFLQLYIYDTEHELQNRMLENPQLHQTIVHKLQQILHRCNPFVHVFRQLAQEPNIQICSLLIKERPANQPQYNLPTASQVAAIIVTADIESMARGRDIKVVGHDGNLINIQETVGYYDPLQYPLLFPFGTYGWDTNTKNHNGQSISCREYYSFMLQIRPNDQSVILQAGRLLQQYVVDNYVKIETGRLRWIRNHQNNIRAEVYQGLQDALHEGQTHADTVGKRTILPSSFIGSRRDLTQRYQDGMAIVAHNGKPDIFLTMTCNPSWSEISSELQNQQTPQDRPDLLTRIFRAKFEQLKEDVVNKGVLGKVNSYMYVTEFQKRGLPHVHMLLILDNNDKLRDPQDYDSIVRAEIPNKAEEPQLHEAVLKHMIHGPCGTLNPRSPCMKRNQCQKRFPKDFLEETRQGNDSYPQYRRRFDEPISINRNVTVDNRWVVPYNPWLLLKYDCHINVEVCSSIKSIKYLYKYVYKGPDRVAMEIHRGPIIDEVQQYLDARWICAPEALWKIFRFTIYRMNPAVERLQIHLPNRQQVRFYKHQNINDVLNDDNNSKTMLTQFFALNQRDPQSRTFCIGKFQSIIVGIIDIRNGDKFFLRVLLSHIRGPTSWEYLLSPNETYCHTFKKAAEKWGFLESDNSIHECLVEASTLQMPYALRRLFVTILLFCEPTDVRSLWNHFHTYMLEDYTSTNTSVNENLIPMLLRDLNDLLIQHGKTIKDFDLPPLSYDALATTSVPRIIQEELSIQIPTEDVDNVHRLNHDQLIAFNTILDVINRNQSQVFFVDGPGGTGKTFLYRTLIAHCRSNGQIILATASSGIAATLLPGGRTAHSRFKIPINVEAGSFCSIXKQSDLAKLIKIAKAIIWDEAPMINKYVLEALDRTLKDILDSDAPFGGKVIILGGDFRQVLPVVQKGTKAQMISACIINSHLWSNTKILHLQQNMRSLQDHNFAEYLMRIGDGIEPTQVDDMVKIPQQLAISWEGETSIQHLIHQTFPQLQFHTWDASYMAERAILTPKNEDVEKLNDIIIDLFPGEDRNLLSFDEVEGDTYHLYQHEYLHTICPGGLPPHNLKVKKGSPLMLLRNIDPKSGLCNGTRLLCRGFYMNMLDVEILTGHHAGKRAFLPRIKHKTTESAGLPFVLIRKQFPVRLSFAITINKSQGQTIPTVGIYLPRHVFSHGQLYVALSRGVSQTSTKILIKEGHLEGQEGIFTKNVVYKEILLSQN is encoded by the exons ATGTGTTGCTCTGGTGGGAAAGTCTTACTTCCACGTGTTCCTCCTCCACATGAgcttcttcaaatattttcagaTCAAACATCTGAAAGTAGACATTTTAGACAACATATAAGAAGTTACAATCATGTCTTCTCATTCACTTCTCTTGGTGTTCATATGGATGAAACTATAGTAGCAAATGGTCGTGGTATATATAGTTTTCGTGCTCAAGGTGCAATCTATCATAGGATAGGAGGATTTTATCCAAATGATGGGTCCAGACCCCGGTTTTTGCAGTTGTACATTTATGACACTgaacatgaattacaaaataGGATGTTGGAAAACCCTCAACTTCATCAAACTATTGTTCATAAATTGCAACAAATATTACACCGGTGCAATCCTTTTGTGCATGTATTTCGACAACTTGCTCAAGAACCAAATATTCAGATATGTTCTTTACTCATTAAAGAGCGTCCTGCGAATCAACCACAGTATAATCTTCCAACTGCATCTCAAGTAGCAGCTATTATTGTTACTGCAGACATAGAATCAATGGCACGTGGCCGAGATATTAAAGTTGTAGGTCATGATggaaatttaataaacatacaAGAAACCGTAGGATATTATGATCCTTTACAATATCCTTTATTATTTCCATTTGGAACATATGGCTGGGACACCAACACAAAAAATCATAATGGCCAAAGTATCTCTTGCCGAGAATATTATAGTTTCATGCTTCAG ATTCGTCCAAATGATCAGTCTGTAATATTACAAGCGGGACGACTTTTACAACAATATGTTGTAGATAACTACGTTAAGATTGAGACCGGAAGGTTACGATGGATTCGTAATCATCAAAACAACATTCGTGCTGAAGTGTACCAAGGTTTGCAGGATGCTTTGCATGAAGGACAAACTCACGCag ATACTGTTGGAAAGAGGACAATATTACCATCGTCATTTATTGGTAGTCGTCGAGACTTGACACAACGATATCAAGATGGTATGGCAATTGTTGCTCACAATGGAAAACCtgatatttttcttacaatGACATGCAATCCATCTTGGAGTGAAATTTCTTCTGAACTACAAAATCAACAAACTCCACAAGATCGCCCTGACTTGCTCACAAGAATCTTTCGAGCAAAATTTGAGCAATTGAAGGAAGATGTTGTTAATAAAGGAGTCCTCGGAAAAGTTAATAGTTATATGTATGTTACTGAATTTCAAAAACGTGGGTTGCCGCATGTACATATGCTATTGATCTTAGATAATAATGATAAGTTACGTGATCCACAAGATTATGATAGCATTGTGAGGGCAGAAATACCAAATAAGGCAGAAGAACCACAATTGCATGAAGCTGTGTTGAAACACATGATACATGGTCCTTGCGGAACTCTCAATCCTAGATCACCATGTATGAAGCGCAATCAATGCCAAAAGAGATTTCCCAAGGATTTCTTGGAAGAAACACGACAAGGTAATGATTCATATCCACAATATAGAAGACGTTTTGATGAACCAATTTCCATAAATAGAAATGTGACTGTTGACAATAGATGGGTGGTTCCTTATAATCCTTGGTTACTCTTAAAATACGACTGTCATATAAATGTTGAGGTCTGCAGCAGCatcaaaagtattaaatatttgtataagtaTGTTTACAAAGGACCGGATCGAGTAGCAATGGAGATTCATAGAGGACCAATTATAGATGAAGTCCAGCAATATCTCGATGCTAGATGGATTTGTGCTCCCGAGGCTTTATGGAAAATCTTCAGATTTACAATCTATCGAATGAATCCAGCTGTTGAAAGATTGCAAATTCATTTACCAAATCGACAACAAGTGCGATTTTATAAGCACCAAAACATCAATGACGTGTTGAATGATGATAACAACTCCAAAACCATGCTCACACAATTTTTTGCACTCAATCAAAGAGATCCCCAATCTAGAACATTTTGTATCGGGAAATTCCAGAGCATTATTGTTGGAATAATAGACATAAGGAATG GAGATAAGTTCTTCTTGCGGGTTTTGCTTTCTCACATAAGAGGACCAACCAGTTGGGAATATCTATTATCACCAAATGAAACATATTGTCACACATTCAAAAAGGCGGCTGAGAAATGGGGCTTTTTAGAAAGTGACAATAGTATTCATGAATGCTTagttgaagcatcaactttaCAAATGCCATATGCTTTACGAAGACTATTTGTGACCATATTACTTTTTTGTGAACCAACTGATGTTAGAAGCCTTTGGAATCACTTCCATACCTATATGCTAGAAGATTATACTTCAACCAACACTTCTGTCAATGAGAACTTGATTCCTATGTTATTGAGGGATTTAAATGACCTTTTAATTCAGCATGGTAAAACAATCAAGGATTTTGATTTGCCACCTTTATCTTATGATGCATTGGCAACTACTTCAGTACCAAGAATTATACAAGAAGAATTATCAATACAGATACCTACTGAAGATGTTGACAATGTACACAGATTGAATCATGACCAACTCATTGCCTTCAATACCATTTTAGATGTAATCAACCGTAATCAAAGTCAAGTCTTTTTTGTGGATGGACCAGGCGGAACCGGTAAAACATTTCTTTATCGTACTTTAATTGCACATTGTAGGAGCAACGGTCAAATTATTTTAGCTACAGCCTCCTCTGGTATAGCAGCAACATTATTACCGGGTGGTAGAACTGCACATTCTCGATTTAAAATACCTATCAATGTCGAGGCCGGTTCGTTTTGTTCTA GTAAACAATCAGATCTtgcaaaactaataaaaatagcaaAGGCAATTATTTGGGATGAAGCACCCATGATTAACAAATATGTTTTGGAGGCACTAGATCGAACATTAAAGGACATTCTAGATTCTGATGCTCCATTTGGGGGGAAAGTGATCATATTAGGAGGTGATTTTCGTCAGGTACTGCCAGTTGTTCAAAAAGGTACAAAAGCACAAATGATTTCTGCCTGTATTATTAACTCTCATTTATGGAGTAACACAAAGATATTACATTTACAACAAAACATGAGATCATTACAAGATCACAATTTTGCTGAATATCTCATGCGCATTGGAGATGGTATTGAACCAACACAAGTTGATGACATGGTTAAAATACCCCAACAACTAGCAATATCATGGGAAGGAGAAACCTCAATACAACACCTCATACACCAAACTTTTCCTCAGTTACAATTTCATACATGGGATGCATCTTATATGGCTGAACGAGCCATACTAACTCCAAAAAATGAAGATGTAGAAAAACTTAATGACATAATTATCGATCTATTTCCAGGAGAAGATCGTAATTTGTTGTCATTTGATGAGGTTGAAGGAGACACATATCATTTATACCAACATGAGTACTTACACACTATTTGTCCAGGAGGTTTGCCACCACATAACTTAAAGGTTAAAAAAGGATCACCGTTAATGTTGTTGCGAAACATAGACCCTAAATCTGGGTTATGTAATGGGACAAGATTATTATGTCGTGGGTTCTATATGAACATGCTGGATGTTGAAATATTGACAGGTCACCATGCAGGAAAAAGAGCTTTCTTACCaagaattaaacataaaacaacagAGAGTGCAGGTCTTCCTTTTGTGCTTATTAGGAAACAATTCCCTGTGAGATTGAGTTTTGCAATTACCATAAATAAATCACAAGGACAAACTATACCTACCGTTGGAATTTACCTTCCACGACATGTTTTTAGCCATGGTCAATTATATGTTGCTTTATCAAGAGGTGTTTCTCAAACTTCCACAAAAATCCTTATTAAAGAAGGACACCTTGAAGGACAAGAAGGCATTTTTACCAAGAATGTTGtttataaggaaattttgttatCTCAAAACTAG
- the LOC114187704 gene encoding mitogen-activated protein kinase kinase kinase 17-like, with protein MVSSWVRGKCIGKGAFGTISVALRKLEAQTQIFAVKSVDIKTGLPGQLEALENEIRILRRMSSPHVVTFLGEDTTCEKRNLHMEYMPCGTLADLDPDVDEYIVRQYTWCLVSALKHVHENGVVHCDVKGKNVLVGDGANGRNCKLADFGSAMEFDGEGLPAASPRGSPLWMAPEVIRRECQGLASDVWSLGCTVIEMITGRPPWEGNAVDALSRIGFSGEVPGFPRRLSELGRDFLEKCLRREPWRRWSCDQLLEHPFLIPCGVIVESSPRCVLDRVDSEFAGFDDEEEEEEEEMITESENSARDRIGRLAMSVGVNWEAQGWVMVRELAVVAESSEDVREGTILQNFEITRAERGIQVGTNSECAGLKNEMVKLGMCSLGGRRWLTRYNRRSECECGWENVDKRKRMLLKINIYKLYFKLLKSHCLFLKYLMIYLCFGWIRIDGIMTKVC; from the coding sequence ATGGTTTCTTCTTGGGTAAGAGGCAAGTGCATAGGCAAGGGCGCGTTTGGCACCATCAGTGTCGCGCTTCGAAAGCTTGAGGCGCAAACGCAAATTTTCGCGGTGAAGTCTGTGGATATTAAAACAGGTCTCCCGGGTCAGCTGGAAGCGTTGGAGAACGAGATTCGGATCCTCCGACGCATGTCCTCGCCGCACGTGGTGACCTTTCTCGGCGAGGACACCACATGCGAGAAGCGGAACCTTCACATGGAGTACATGCCATGTGGCACTCTCGCTGACCTGGACCCCGACGTGGACGAGTATATAGTGAGACAATACACGTGGTGCTTGGTGAGCGCTCTGAAGCACGTGCACGAAAACGGCGTCGTGCACTGCGACGTGAAGGGGAAGAACGTCCTTGTCGGAGACGGAGCCAACGGTCGCAACTGCAAGCTCGCCGACTTCGGCTCGGCGATGGAGTTCGACGGGGAAGGTCTCCCGGCGGCTTCGCCGCGCGGGAGTCCGCTATGGATGGCGCCGGAAGTGATACGCCGGGAGTGTCAGGGTCTGGCGTCGGACGTTTGGTCGTTAGGTTGCACGGTGATCGAGATGATCACCGGAAGACCGCCATGGGAGGGAAACGCCGTGGACGCGCTGAGTCGGATTGGATTCTCCGGCGAGGTGCCGGGGTTTCCGCGCCGGTTATCGGAGCTCGGCCGGGATTTTCTGGAGAAGTGTTTGAGGAGGGAGCCGTGGCGGCGGTGGAGCTGCGATCAGCTGCTGGAGCATCCGTTTCTGATACCGTGTGGTGTGATTGTGGAATCGTCGCCTCGGTGCGTTCTCGACCGAGTTGACTCGGAGTTCGCTGGGTTCGACgacgaagaagaagaggaagaagaagaaatgataACCGAAAGTGAAAATTCGGCGAGGGATAGAATTGGAAGATTGGCTATGAGCGTAGGGGTAAATTGGGAAGCGCAAGGATGGGTGATGGTGAGGGAATTGGCGGTGGTGGCTGAAAGTTCTGAGGACGTTAGAGAAGGGACGATTTTGCAAAATTTTGAGATTACGAGGGCAGAACGGGGAATTCAGGTAGGGACAAATTCGGAATGTGCAGGTTTGAAAAACGAAATGGTAAAATTGGGAATGTGTAGTTTGGGTGGAAGGCGTTGGTTGACACGGTACAACCGGCGGAGTGAGTGTGAGTGTGGGTGGGAAAATGttgataagagaaaaagaatgttattgaaaataaatatttacaagttgtactttaaattattgaaatcaCATTGTTTGTTTTTGAAGTATTTAATGATATACTTATGTTTTGGGTGGATTCGTATTGATGGCATTATGACTAAAGTATGTTAA
- the LOC114187703 gene encoding clathrin heavy chain 2-like, whose product MAANAPIAMREALTLGSVGINPQFITFTHVTMESDKYICIRETAPQNSVVMIDMAMPMQPLRRPITADSALMNPNARILALKAQVPGTSQDHLQVFNIETKAKMKSYQMGQQVVFWKWITPKTLGVVTQSSVYHWSIEAEGEPVKVFGRTANLGNNQIINYRCDPTEKWLVLIGIAPGSSERPQLVKGNMQLFSVDQQRSQALEAHAAAFATFRVAGNDKDSTLICFASKSINAGQVISKMHVIELGAQPGKPSFSKKQADLFFPPDFADDFPVSMQISNKYGLIYVITKLGLLFVYDLETATAVYRNRISPDPIFLTAEASTSGGFYAINRRGQVLLATVNEATIVPFVSGQLNNLELAVSLAKRGNLPGAEELVVKRFQELFAQTKYKEAAELAAQSPQGVLRTPDTVAKFQSVPVQAGQTPPLLQYFGTLLTMGKLNAFESLELSRLVVNQNKKNLLENWLAEDKLECSEELGDLVKTVDNDLALKIYIKARATPKVVAAFAERREFDKILIYSKQVGYTPDYMFLLQTILRTDPQGAVNFALMMSQMEGGCPIDYNTITDLFLQRNLIREATAFLLDVLKPNLPEHGFLQTKVLEINLVTFPNVADAILANGMFSHYDRPRIGQLCEKAGLFIRALQHYSELPDIKRVIVNTHAIEPQALVEFFGTLSREWALECMKDLLLVNLRGNLQIIVQTAKEYSEQLGVDACIKLFEQFKSYEGLYFFLGAYLSSSEDPDIHFKYIEAAAKTGQIKEVERVTRESNFYDAEKTKNFLMEAKLPDARPLINVCDRFGFVPDLTHYLYTNNMLRYIEGYVQKVNPGNAPLVVGQLLDDECPEDFIKGLILSVRSLLPVEPLVEECEKRNRLRLLTQFLEHLVSEGSQDVHVHNALGKIIIDSNNNPEHFLTTNPYYDSRVVGKYCEKRDPTLAVVAYRRGQCDDELVNVTNKNSLFKLQARYVVERMDSDLWEKVLDPENEFRRQLIDQVVSTALPESKSPEQVSAAVKAFMTADLPHELIELLEKIVLQNSAFSGNFNLQNLLILTAIKADPSRVMDYINRLDNFDGPAVGEVAVEAQLYEEAFAIFKKFNLNVQAVNVLLDNLQTIDRAVEFAFRVEEDAVWSQVAKAQLREGLVSDAIESFIRADDSTHFLEVIKAAEDADVYHDMVKYLLMVRQKTKEPKVDSELIYAYAKIDRLGEIEEFILMPNVANLPNVGDRLYDETLYEAAKIIFAFISNWAKLAVTLVKLKQFQGAVDAARKANSSKTWKEVCFACVDAEEFRLAQICGLNVIIQVDDLEEVSEFYQNRGCFNELISLMESGLGLERAHMGIFTELGVLYARYRPEKLMEHIKLFSTRLNIPKLIRACDEQQHWKELTYLFIQYDEFDNAATTVMNHSPEAWDHMQFKDVIVKVASVELYYKAVHFYLQEHPDVINDMLNVIALRVDHTRVVDIIRKAGHLRLVKPYMVAVQSNNVSAVNEALNEIYAEEEDYDRLRESIDLHDNFDQIGLAQKIEKHELLEMRRVAAYIYKKAGRWKQSIALSKKDNLYKDCMETCSQSGDRELSEDLLIYFIEKGKKECFASCLFVCYDILRPDVALELAWMNNMIDFAFPYLLQFIREYTSKVDELIRDKIEAQNEEKAKEKEEKDVIAQQNMYAQLLPLALPAPPMPGMSGAYAPSPPPMPGMGGGYTPTPPPPPMGGMGMPPMPPFGMPPMGGGY is encoded by the exons ATGGCCGCGAACGCCCCCATCGCCATGCGCGAAGCCTTAACG TTGGGAAGCGTGGGCATCAACCCGCAGTTTATCACCTTCACGCACGTCACCATGGAATCGGACAAGTACATTTGCATCAGGGAAACCGCGCCGCAGAACAGCGTCGTCATGATCGACATGGCCATGCCCATGCAACCACTCCGACGCCCTATCACCGCTGATTCCGCTCTCATGAACCCTAACGCCAGAATTCTCGCGCTTAAAG CTCAAGTTCCTGGCACTAGTCAGGATCATTTGCAGGTGTTTAACATTGAAACGAAAGCGAAGATGAAATCGTATCAAATGGGCCAACAG GTTGTGTTTTGGAAGTGGATAACTCCGAAGACATTAGGCGTAGTGACTCAGTCATCTGTGTATCACTGGTCAATTGAAG CTGAGGGTGAGCCAGTGAAGGTGTTTGGCCGGACAGCTAATTTGGGGAATAACCAGATCATCAACTACCGTTGTGATCCTACTGAAAAGTGGTTGGTTTTGATTGGAATTGCCCCTGGTTCTTCTGAG AGGCCACAACTTGTAAAAGGAAATATGCAACTTTTCTCTGTGGACCAACAGCGGAGCCAGGCTCTTGAAGCACATGCTGCCGCATTTGCCACATTTAGA GTTGCTGGCAATGATAAGGATTCAACTCTTATTTGTTTTGCATCCAAGAGCATCAATGCTGGACAGGTTATATCAAAGATGCATGTCATTGAACTTGGCGCCCAGCCAG GCAAGCCATCTTTTTCAAAGAAACAAGCCGATCTCTTCTTTCCTCCAGACTTTGCTGATGATTTTCCCGTATCAATGCAG ATTTCAAATAAGTATGGTTTGATATATGTTATCACAAAACTCGGTCTTTTATTTGTCTATGATCTAGAGACTGCTACTGCAGTTTATAGAAATCGAATCAGCCCCGATCCAATATTTTTGACAGCAGAGGCCTCAACATCAGGGGGCTTTTATGCTATAAATAGACGTGGCCAGGTGTTGCTTGCTACTGTGAATGAAGCAACCATAGTACCTTTTGTTAGTGGCCAG TTAAATAATTTGGAACTTGCTGTTAGTCTTGCTAAAAGGGGAAACCTCCCTGGTGCAGAAGAATTG GTTGTTAAGCGTTTTCAAGAATTATTTGCTCAAACCAAGTATAAGGAAGCTGCAGAGCTTGCTGCACAGTCACCACAAGGAGTACTTCGAACGCCTGATACTGTTGCTAAATTTCAG AGTGTACCTGTGCAAGCTGGGCAAACGCCACCACTGTTGCAATACTTTGGAACTCTGTTAACCATGGGAAAACTCAATGCTTTTGAGTCACTGGAACTGTCACGACTTGTTGTAAATCAGAACAAAAAGAATCTTTTGGAAAATTGGCTGGCAGAGGATAAACTTGAATGCAGTGAGGAGCTTGGTGACCTTGTGAAG ACGGTGGATAACGACCTCGCtttgaaaatttatatcaaaGCTAGAGCAACACCAAAAGTTGTTGCAGCTTTTGCAGAGAGGAGAGAATTTGACAAGATTCTGATATATTCAAAGCag GTTGGATATACACCTGATTATATGTTCCTTCTTCAAACAATTTTACGAACAGACCCCCAG GGAGCTGTAAATTTTGCTCTGATGATGTCTCAAATGGAAGGAGGATGCCCCATAGACTACAACACAATTACGGATCTATTTCTTCAG AGGAATTTGATCCGTGAGGCAACGGCCTTTTTGTTGGATGTGCTGAAGCCAAACCTTCCTGAACATGGATTTCTTCAAACAAAG GTTTTGGAAATTAATCTGGTAACCTTTCCAAATGTTGCTGATGCTATATTGGCCAATGGCATGTTCAGTCATTATGATCGCCCACGCATTGGACAATTATGTGAAAAGGCAGGCCTTTTCATTCGGGCTCTTCAG CATTATTCTGAGTTGCCAGACATCAAACGTGTCATTGTGAATACACATGCCATTGAGCCGCAG GCTTTAGTTGAGTTTTTTGGTACCCTTTCTCGAGAATGGGCACTAGAGTGTATGAAAGATCTTTTACTTGTGAATCTCAGAGGCAATCTTCAAATAATTGTTCAG ACTGCTAAGGAATATTCTGAGCAGCTGGGTGTTGATGCATGTATTAAACTATTTGAGCAGTTCAAATCCTATGAGGGACTATACTTTTTCTTGGGTGCATACTTGAGCTCTAG TGAGGATCCTGATATTCACTTCAAGTATATCGAGGCCGCTGCTAAAACTGGACAAATTAAGGAGGTTGAGCGTGTAACTAGGGAATCAAACTTTTATGATGCTGAGaagacaaagaattttcttatgGAGGCCAAGCTTCCGGATGCACGACCATTGATTAATGTCTGTGATCGTTTTGGATTTGTTCCGGATCTCACCCATTATCTGTATACTAACAACATGCTTCGATATATCGAAGGTTATGTTCAAAAG GTCAATCCTGGAAATGCTCCTCTAGTTGTTGGACAGTTGTTAGATGATGAATGCCCTGAAGATTTTATTAAAGGTCTTATACTTTCCGTTCGTTCTCTTCTGCCAGTTGAGCCTTTAGTTGAGGAATGTGAGAAGAG GAATCGTCTCCGCTTGCTTACTCAATTCTTGGAGCATCTTGTAAGCGAAGGAAGCCAGGATGTGCATGTACATAATGCTCTgggtaaaataattattgacaGCAACAACAATCCCGAGCATTTTCTCACAACCAATCCATACTATGATTCTCGTGTTGTTGGTAAATATTGTGAAAAGCGGGATCCTACCCTTGCTGTTGTTGCTTACAGGAGAGGGCAATGTGATGACGAGCTGGTTAATGTTACTAATAAAAACTCCTTGTTCAAACTCCAAGCAAG ATATGTTGTGGAAAGGATGGACTCTGACCTCTGGGAGAAAGTTCTTGATCCTGAGAATGAGTTTAGAAGGCAGTTGATTGATCAAGTGGTGTCCACTGCTTTGCCTGAAAGCAAGAGTCCAGAGCAAGTTTCAGCCGCGGTGAAAGCTTTTATGACTGCTGATCTTCCACATGAGTTGATCGAGCTTCTTGAAAAGATTGTGCTACAAAATTCTGCTTTTAGTGGAAATTTTAATCTGCAAAATTTGTTGATTCTTACTGCAATCAAGGCAGATCCTTCAAGAGTTATGGATTACATTAATAGGTTGGACAACTTTGATGGACCTGCAGTAGGGGAGGTAGCTGTGGAAGCACAACTATATGAGGAGGCATTTGctattttcaagaaatttaatttgaatgttCAGGCTGTTAATGTCCTGCTGGATAACCTCCAGACTATTGATCGTGCTGTGGAGTTTGCTTTCCGGGTTGAAGAAGATGCTGTTTGGAGCCAGGTTGCTAAAGCACAACTTAGGGAAGGCTTAGTGAGTGATGCAATTGAGTCATTCATTCGTGCAGATGATTCAACTCATTTCTTAGAGGTTATTAAGGCTGCTGAAGATGCAGATGTATACCATGACATGGTGAAGTATCTTCTCATGGTTAGGCAGAAGACTAAAGAGCCCAAGGTGGACAGCGAGCTCATTTATGCTTATGCTAAGATTGACCGTCTTGGAGAAATTGAAGAGTTTATACTGATGCCAAATGTTGCCAATTTACCAAATGTTGGGGACCGCTTGTATGATGAGACATTGTATGAGGCTGcaaaaattatatttgcttTTATTTCTAACTGGGCTAAGTTGGCAGTCACATTGGTGAAGCTTAAACAGTTTCAAGGAGCTGTTGATGCAGCCAGGAAAGCAAACAGTTCAAAAACATGGAAGGAAGTCTGTTTTGCCTGTGTTGATGCTGAGGAATTCCGCTTAGCTCAGATTTGTGGTCTCAATGTCATCATTCAG GTGGATGATTTGGAGGAGGTTAGCGAGTTTTATCAGAACAGAGGATGCTTCAATGAACTCATATCTCTAATGGAAAGTGGGTTAGGATTGGAACGTGCACATATGGGTATCTTTACTGAGTTGGGAGTTCTATATGCAAGATATCGACCCGAGAAGCTAATGGAACACATTAAGTTGTTCTCAACTCGGCTTAACATTCCAAAGCTTATTCGGGCATGTGATGAACAGCAGCATTGGAAAGAACTCACTTACCTATTCATTCAATATGATGAGTTTGATAATGCTGCAACCACTGTCATGAATCACTCTCCAGAAGCATGGGACCACATGCAATTCAAAGATGTTATAGTTAAAGTTGCAAGTGTAGAGCTCTACTATAAGGCTGTTCACTTCTACTTACAAGAGCATCCAGATGTAATAAATGATATGTTGAATGTGATTGCTCTTCGTGTGGACCACACTCGTGTAGTAGATATAATTCGGAAG gctGGCCACCTTAGATTAGTTAAGCCGTACATGGTTGCAGTTCAAAGCAACAACGTATCTGCTGTCAATGAAGCTCTGAATGAAATTTATGCCGAGGAAGAGGACTATGACAGACTTCGAGAATCAATAGATCTGCATGACAACTTTGATCAGATAGGTCTTGCACAGAAG ATTGAGAAGCATGAACTTCTTGAGATGAGGCGTGTTGCTGCATACATTTACAAGAAAGCAGGAAGATGGAAGCAATCCATTGCTTTGTCAAAGAAAGACAATCTTTACAAGGACTGCATGGAAACATGCTCTCAATCTGGTGATCGGGAACTCTCAGAAGATTTGCTTATCTACTTTATTGAGAAG GGAAAGAAAGAGTGTTTTGCATCATGCCTCTTTGTCTGTTATGATATTCTCCGGCCAGATGTTGCTCTTGAGCTAGCTTGGATGAACAACATGATTGATTTTGCTTTCCCATATCTCTTACAG TTTATTAGAGAGTATACAAGCAAGGTGGATGAGCTTATCAGGGACAAAATTGAAGCTCAAAATGAGGAGAAAGCTAAGGAAAAGGAGGAGAAGGACGTGATTGCTCAACAG AATATGTATGCCCAGTTGCTACCACTTGCTTTGCCGGCACCACCGATGCCAGGAATGAGTGGAGCCTATGCCCCTTCCCCTCCTCCAATGCCTGGAATGGGTGGAGGCTATACTCCTACGCCTCCTCCACCACCCATGGGTGGAATGGGGATGCCACCAATGCCTCCTTTTGGCATGCCTCCAATGG